A window of Hevea brasiliensis isolate MT/VB/25A 57/8 chromosome 14, ASM3005281v1, whole genome shotgun sequence contains these coding sequences:
- the LOC110669299 gene encoding uncharacterized protein LOC110669299, producing the protein MAVVIIDGSTVRDFVNDEAHFKKSVDETFAKLDLNSDGVLSRSELRKAFETMRLIESHFGIDIVTPPEQLTQLYDSIFEKFDCDKSGTVDLEEFRSEIKKILLAIADGLGSSPIQMALEDDNQNFLKQAADLEASKLHQPSPA; encoded by the coding sequence atgGCGGTGGTGATCATAGATGGCTCAACAGTACGTGACTTCGTGAACGATGAAGCCCACTTCAAGAAGAGCGTGGATGAAACTTTTGCCAAGCTTGACCTCAACAGCGATGGAGTTTTGTCCCGTTCTGAGCTTCGAAAGGCTTTCGAGACCATGCGTTTGATCGAATCCCACTTTGGAATCGACATCGTTACCCCTCCAGAGCAGCTCACCCAGTTGTATGACTCCATATTTGAGAAATTTGATTGTGATAAGAGTGGAACGGTTGATCTTGAAGAGTTTAGGTCTGAGATCAAGAAGATCTTGCTTGCTATTGCTGATGGTTTGGGCTCAAGTCCTATCCAGATGGCTCTTGAGGATGATAACCAGAACTTTCTCAAGCAAGCAGCTGATCTTGAAGCCTCTAAGCTTCACCAGCCTTCTCCTGCTTAA
- the LOC110669300 gene encoding uncharacterized protein LOC110669300 isoform X3: MDQLESKAESDIFKKDTIASTETLGVDTEEYETSFKRTKTMSKVWDVFEKLPMLPNGGLKAIWQSTSLESLPDDDDSSSNDAIDDDDAN; the protein is encoded by the exons ATGGATCAACTTGAGAGCAAGGCTGAATCAG ATATTTTCAagaaagatacaattgcaagtacTGAAACTTTAGGTGTGGATACTGAAGAATATGAGACCTCCTTTAAGCGGACAAAAACAATGTCTAAGGTGTGGGATGTCTTTGAAAAACTTCCAATGCTACCAAATGGAGGTCTGAAGGCTATAT GGCAATCTACCAGTTTGGAAAGTCTACCTGATGATGATGACTCCAGTTCAAATGATGCaattgatgatgatgatgctaATTAG
- the LOC110669300 gene encoding uncharacterized protein LOC110669300 isoform X2, with translation MDQLESKAESDIFKKDTIASTETLGVDTEEYETSFKRTKTMSKVWDVFEKLPMLPNGGLKAICCPVINPCRNSLKQKTIQALICLQDWLQPLDTAGQSTSLESLPDDDDSSSNDAIDDDDAN, from the exons ATGGATCAACTTGAGAGCAAGGCTGAATCAG ATATTTTCAagaaagatacaattgcaagtacTGAAACTTTAGGTGTGGATACTGAAGAATATGAGACCTCCTTTAAGCGGACAAAAACAATGTCTAAGGTGTGGGATGTCTTTGAAAAACTTCCAATGCTACCAAATGGAGGTCTGAAGGCTATAT GTTGTCCGGTGATAAACCCATGTCGAAATTCACTAAAACAGAAGACAATACAAGCCTTGATATGTCTTCAAGATTGGCTGCAGCCACTTGACACGGCAG GGCAATCTACCAGTTTGGAAAGTCTACCTGATGATGATGACTCCAGTTCAAATGATGCaattgatgatgatgatgctaATTAG
- the LOC110669300 gene encoding uncharacterized protein LOC110669300 isoform X1 — protein MDQLESKAESDIFKKDTIASTETLGVDTEEYETSFKRTKTMSKVWDVFEKLPMLPNGGLKAICKFCKKALTAKGGTSHLKRHMKACVKRDNHDIKEHAFSPVTLPARTKSLKNHKFDLGEIHRALAMMVVLDGKH, from the exons ATGGATCAACTTGAGAGCAAGGCTGAATCAG ATATTTTCAagaaagatacaattgcaagtacTGAAACTTTAGGTGTGGATACTGAAGAATATGAGACCTCCTTTAAGCGGACAAAAACAATGTCTAAGGTGTGGGATGTCTTTGAAAAACTTCCAATGCTACCAAATGGAGGTCTGAAGGCTATATGTAAGTTCTGTAAGAAAGCTTTAACAGCTAAAGGTGGTACTTCTCATTTAAAACGGCACATGAAAGCATGCGTTAAAAGAGATAACCATGACATAAAAGAACATGCATTTTCTCCTGTGACTTTGCCAGCTAGGACTAAATCCTTAAAGAATCATAAATTTGATTTGGGTGAGATTCATAGAGCACTCGCAATGATGGTTGTCCTTGATGGAAAACATTGA
- the LOC110669298 gene encoding putative RING-H2 finger protein ATL71: MSSTETQHQTYWCHECDMSLHLLSTTADPLLCPHCLRDRLELMDDPTPTTPTGTTDTNSFFLDSPSFRRFFLPLFNDINHSDDDTSGTLSPSIDSILPTIKITSFHLKGREDDDPVLLCAVCKDQFVIDIDAKLLPCNHLFHPECILPWLNSNHRSCPLCRFQLPTPSKNDRTVVPTSESSSHLSSPSHMAEVREPEQLVDCIGSFNNAGMETGFTHQDTADCAFPDVGVLSSYLPSHF, encoded by the coding sequence ATGTCATCCACCGAAACACAGCACCAAACATACTGGTGCCACGAATGCGACATGAGCCTCCACCTCCTCTCCACCACTGCTGATCCCCTTCTTTGCCCTCACTGCCTCCGTGACCGTCTTGAACTCATGGATGACCCCACCCCCACTACTCCTACCGGAACCACCGACACCAACTCTTTCTTCCTCGATAGCCCCTCCTTCCGCCGCTTCTTTCTCCCACTTTTCAACGACATCAACCATTCCGACGATGATACAAGTGGAACTCTCTCCCCCTCCATAGACTCCATCCTTCCCACCATCAAAATCACATCTTTCCATCTGAAGGGAAGGGAGGACGACGACCCAGTGCTTCTCTGCGCGGTATGCAAGGACCAGTTTGTCATCGACATCGATGCAAAGCTCCTCCCTTGCAATCACTTGTTCCATCCCGAATGCATTCTGCCCTGGCTTAATTCCAACCACAGGTCATGTCCTCTCTGTCGCTTCCAGCTACCTACACCATCAAAGAACGATAGAACGGTGGTTCCTACGAGCGAGTCGTCCTCTCATTTGTCATCTCCATCGCACATGGCGGAAGTGCGAGAGCCTGAGCAGTTGGTGGACTGCATTGGAAGCTTTAATAATGCTGGGATGGAAACGGGATTTACTCATCAGGATACTGCTGATTGTGCTTTCCCTGATGTTGGGGTTTTATCCAGCTATCTTCCTTCACACTTTTAG